The Treponema phagedenis DNA segment AAACAAGGATGTTAGAAAAATTCATTTTTGTTTTTTAAACAACCTCATGTTATTTGCAAGCGAAAAAAATCTTCTAATCGCTTCGCTTCAGTTACTTCATCATGCGGAATTAAAAGGTAAAGCCACGGTTTGCCGTTGTGTTGCTGTGTATAACCAGAGGCATGGCGGCACCATGTTACGGCTGCCTCGGCTTTTGCTGTAACTTCAGGACTGCTGATATCCGTGCGGGCTTTGGTTTCTGCCATTAAGATGACATCATCAGTTTCTACCACAAAATCAGGTATGTATTCGTTAACATTAACGCCGAATTTATAGTAAATCATGAATTGCCCTTTAACAGGTTTAAACCATTTTTGGGCATCGCGCTCCAGAATAATAGCAAAACGGCGTTCGGTATCGGAATCAAATTTTTGTACCGGATAGAGGCATTTTTTAAAATAGCCGAATAGCAGTTGCTTCATGCGGCTAAGGTCTTGCGGTGTTTCTCTTATTGAATAAATTTTTCCATCCGATACAGTCGTATAATGACAGGGTTTTAGCGCAGTAAAACCGCGGCTGATTTTGGTTTCATACGATGCGGCTTTTTCCCAAAAGTGCTCCATCATTTGTGCGTGAATCACTTGAGCAAGTTGTGCACCGTACGTATCGAATATTTCATGCAATTCATCCTCTGAATATTTTTGTGTTTGATAATAACGCACTGCCTGAGCGGATAAGTCATAGAGGAAATCCGCTTGAGTAAAATAATCTATGTCATCAAAATCCATGAGTTTTTTGACAATATAATCTTCAAGACGTTTTTCACGAATACCGGTTTGGCGGCTTAAGGTAAATTGACGGTTATCCTCTGTAAGCTGTTGGCCAAGAATTTCGCGGTGTCCGGGTTGGAAATGAGGCAGTTCGTCAATGGTAAAATGATTAAAACCTGTTGTTACTTCACCGACCGGTTGAACAATAATTCTTGGAATATCAATCGTTTGATCCACGATAAGCTGTGTTGCTTTGGCTACCACCTCGGCAATGTCCGATGCGGAATCAAGTGCTAATGCACTTTGAGGGGGATGTTGCTTTTGTATTTTCTCAATGATTTGTGCTTGGATTTCAGGCTGCAATAAAGCACGAGATGTGGGAGTTTTATCGGGGTTTGCTTCGTATTTAACTGCTTCCTCCATAACGGCTTGGGCAATGTGTTTTTCTGTTTCGGTATGAAAGACGGGTTGATAGGTAATAGACTGTGAAATGCCGGCTTGTTCTTTTTCATTCAGCCTGTTTACGAAGCTCAAACTATTTTCTATGTTACTGGATATTTCTACGCTGATTGTAGAATCATCATCACTCGGCGCATCTAAAATGATTTGTTTTAAACGTAATACCGAATCGCCTCTATTCGCTTCGTCAATAATTTCCTGAAAGCGATCGTGTGCAATAATATTCAGTCTATCAACTACTTCTACGCCGGTGCGTTTGCCGTAGGGAAGACGCAAGCCGCGCCCGATAGATTGTTCAATTAAAGTCCGCGCATTCGCTGCACGCAACGGCACAATCGTATAAAGATTGGTAACATCCCAGCCTTCTTTTAGCATATTCACATGGATAACAATCTCAGTCGGCTCATCAACGCTTTCTACTGCCAACAATCGACTAATCATTTCTTCTTCATCTTTGCCCGTTCTAGAAGAATCAACCTGAATCACTTTGCCGCGGTAGCGTCCGCTATAAAATGCGTCGGATTCCAATAATGCCAATAATTGCGCCGCGTGAGTGGTGTCGCGTGCAATGACCAACATAAACGGTTTAACGGCAGGAAGAGCATTTGAGTGAGCATAGGTCATCAATTCCGCTTTTGTGTGTTCGTGTACCCGTATGCCGTCTTCCAATTTAATTTTTTCAATTTCTGTAGGCTCGTAATTTTTGGCGTCAAAATTGCGTTGTGTTACAACCGCAGGAATTTTCACAAAGCCGTCTTCGATCGCGCGAGCGAGCGGGTAATTTACCACCACATTTTTAAAAGGGATAGGTTCTTTAGACGATTCGACAAAAGGTGTTGCGGTTAATTCCAAACCTAAGAGCGGGTTTAATTCGTTAATGGCGCGCATGCCGGCTTGTGCCCGATAGCGATGCGATTCATCCATCAATAAAACTAAATCATGTAAATGAGCAAGATAATTAAAATAGCTATCACCTAACACTTCTTGCATTCGTTTAATACGCGGCTCCTTACTGCCTCGGATTTCAGAATTGATTTTAGAAATATTGAAAATATTGATCTGTACTGGACTGAATAAATTACCGGAATAAATATCTTGCCGTAGATAATTATCACCGGTAATCACTCTCGGCGGATTGATCGAAAATTCCCCAATCCCTTTAAAAACATATTTAGGCGTGTTGGATGAAAAATCAGTAATCAATTTATCGTAAATGGTGAGGTTCGGTGCCAGTACAAAGAAATTATGAATGCCGTGGGCTAAATGTAAATAGGTAATAAATGCGCCCATTAACCGGGTTTTTCCTACGCCTGTTGCCAGCGCAAAACACAATGAAGGGAATTCACGTTCAAAATGTTGCAAGGCCGGAAATGCGGCTTTCAATTTTTCTAAAATCGTAGTGATATCCCGTTGCTGTTCCAATATTTCAGGGGCGGTGTCTAAGGCTTGTTTTAATGTAGCTAAACTTTCTACTTGCGGTGCGCGTAGGGACAAGCGACCGTTAATATAATGCTGTATTTTTTTAGACATATAATTATCCTTTAGTGGGTTTTAATAAGCGTGTAACATTGTTTGCAAAGAAAATAATAACATGCATTTTTCTGCTCCTATTCATCAAATAAACCAATTTGCTTTTCAGGCAGCTTATCTTTTGATTGATTTTGATTTTCAGATTCAATTACTGCTTGCGCCAAAGGTAAATTCGCCACATTCAAACTGTAATCATCATGCCCCCATTCGCAGCGGTTTAGCACCATTTTCGGGATTTTTTTTAAGGAAAGATTAGGCCAGCGTTCCGCCGCCTGCTCCGCTGAAATGCCGCGCCACGCTGAACAACAAATTAATAAACTGTTTTTGCCCACTTCATCGGATAAAACATGCAGCTGCTCAGGCGATAGGTTTTGCGTGGTAACGTAAATAAAATCCCGTTCGCTGGAAAAACCATGCTGCCACCAGAGCGTTTCAGAGGGCTGATACGTAAAACCTTCCAACTTTGCCAAAGCCGCAGCCAGCATTTCAGGATTGTATTCGGGGTTAATAACCGGATTACCCCAGTGATCATTGACAATCAAGGTCGGCGCCAAGCGATAATAACGAAACCCGCCGCCGCCCTGCCAATTCACCGCCTTGGAAATGCCGCCCTGATCCGTGCCGTCAATCACTTTTTGTAAACGCGGGATAATGTGCGTATGACAATGCTCGCCCAGTTCTACCATAATCCAACGCCGCCCCATTTTATGCGCGACTGCACCGGTGGTGCCGGAGCCTGCGAAAGAGTCGAGGACGAGATCGCCGGGGTTGGTGGCTATTTGTAAAACACGTTCAATTAATTGTTCTGGTTTTGGAGTATCAAAAGAAATGTCTTCAATTATCGAGGCTAAATGATTACTCGCATCACGAGTAGTTCCAGCCTCTTTGCCAAACCAAATACTTTCTGGCACTCGTCCAACTTGATCGACAAGATAAATTTTTCTTAAAACTCTTGTTTCATCATCTAAGAAAGATATTTCTCCTGTCTTTACTTTTTCTTTAAACGTTTCTTCACTCCAGCGCCATCCATTCGGTGGTGGTTGAATTTCTTTACCACTTGGCGTTTTTACAACGTATCTAAGATTTTCCCTATAGTTAGGGCTTCTTACATCTCCTGATCGCCAAGCACCTCGTGGATCATTATCAGGATTTTTATAATTAGTGTTATGTTCTTCAGTTCGTGGCAAAAGTTTGCGAACAAATAAATCAGAGTTTCTATAAACTAAAATGTAATTATGATGCAACGAAAGTAATTTGGCATCATTTTTCCCTTGTATACTGTGCTGCCATACAATAGTTCCAACAAAATTCCCCCGCCCAAAAATTTCATCGCAAAGTACTTTTAAATAATGGGCTTCATTATCGTCAATGGTGATCCACAATGAACCGTCATCGGAAAGTAATTGTTTGATAATTTCCAAGCGATCACGCATTAAGCTTAGCCAAATGGAATGTTCCAATCCATCGTCATAATGGGTAAAGGCGCTGCCGGTATTATACGGCGGATCAATAAACACACATTTCACCTTGCCTGAAAATTCTTGCTCCAAGGCTTTCAATGCCAAGAGGTTGTCGCCAAAAATCAGCCGATTATCAAACTGTGCATTTTCAGACCGCACTTTAGCGTGATACGATTTTTCCGCATCTTCCAATAATATCCGAGCCTCTAGCTTCGGACGTTTTTCTTTACCTATCCAGGTTAGTTCCAGTTTTTGGTTGGGCATAAATTTACTACCTTAATTAACTTTTGATTTTACAACAGCATCAAATATTTCATCATTAATCAGAGAACGCAACCGATCATTATTGAGTA contains these protein-coding regions:
- a CDS encoding DEAD/DEAH box helicase family protein, which produces MSKKIQHYINGRLSLRAPQVESLATLKQALDTAPEILEQQRDITTILEKLKAAFPALQHFEREFPSLCFALATGVGKTRLMGAFITYLHLAHGIHNFFVLAPNLTIYDKLITDFSSNTPKYVFKGIGEFSINPPRVITGDNYLRQDIYSGNLFSPVQINIFNISKINSEIRGSKEPRIKRMQEVLGDSYFNYLAHLHDLVLLMDESHRYRAQAGMRAINELNPLLGLELTATPFVESSKEPIPFKNVVVNYPLARAIEDGFVKIPAVVTQRNFDAKNYEPTEIEKIKLEDGIRVHEHTKAELMTYAHSNALPAVKPFMLVIARDTTHAAQLLALLESDAFYSGRYRGKVIQVDSSRTGKDEEEMISRLLAVESVDEPTEIVIHVNMLKEGWDVTNLYTIVPLRAANARTLIEQSIGRGLRLPYGKRTGVEVVDRLNIIAHDRFQEIIDEANRGDSVLRLKQIILDAPSDDDSTISVEISSNIENSLSFVNRLNEKEQAGISQSITYQPVFHTETEKHIAQAVMEEAVKYEANPDKTPTSRALLQPEIQAQIIEKIQKQHPPQSALALDSASDIAEVVAKATQLIVDQTIDIPRIIVQPVGEVTTGFNHFTIDELPHFQPGHREILGQQLTEDNRQFTLSRQTGIREKRLEDYIVKKLMDFDDIDYFTQADFLYDLSAQAVRYYQTQKYSEDELHEIFDTYGAQLAQVIHAQMMEHFWEKAASYETKISRGFTALKPCHYTTVSDGKIYSIRETPQDLSRMKQLLFGYFKKCLYPVQKFDSDTERRFAIILERDAQKWFKPVKGQFMIYYKFGVNVNEYIPDFVVETDDVILMAETKARTDISSPEVTAKAEAAVTWCRHASGYTQQHNGKPWLYLLIPHDEVTEAKRLEDFFRLQIT
- a CDS encoding site-specific DNA-methyltransferase; translation: MPNQKLELTWIGKEKRPKLEARILLEDAEKSYHAKVRSENAQFDNRLIFGDNLLALKALEQEFSGKVKCVFIDPPYNTGSAFTHYDDGLEHSIWLSLMRDRLEIIKQLLSDDGSLWITIDDNEAHYLKVLCDEIFGRGNFVGTIVWQHSIQGKNDAKLLSLHHNYILVYRNSDLFVRKLLPRTEEHNTNYKNPDNDPRGAWRSGDVRSPNYRENLRYVVKTPSGKEIQPPPNGWRWSEETFKEKVKTGEISFLDDETRVLRKIYLVDQVGRVPESIWFGKEAGTTRDASNHLASIIEDISFDTPKPEQLIERVLQIATNPGDLVLDSFAGSGTTGAVAHKMGRRWIMVELGEHCHTHIIPRLQKVIDGTDQGGISKAVNWQGGGGFRYYRLAPTLIVNDHWGNPVINPEYNPEMLAAALAKLEGFTYQPSETLWWQHGFSSERDFIYVTTQNLSPEQLHVLSDEVGKNSLLICCSAWRGISAEQAAERWPNLSLKKIPKMVLNRCEWGHDDYSLNVANLPLAQAVIESENQNQSKDKLPEKQIGLFDE